A single window of Mycolicibacterium madagascariense DNA harbors:
- a CDS encoding DNA-3-methyladenine glycosylase 2 family protein, with protein sequence MHEDFDRCYRAVQSKDARFDGWFVTAVLTTGIYCRPSCPVRPPFAENVRFYATAAAAQREGFRACKRCRPDASPGSPEWNVRSDVVARAMRLISDGTVDREGVTGLAAHLGYTTRQLERLMQAEVGANPLALARAQRSHTARVLIETTDLPFGDVAFAAGFSSIRQFNDTVRAVTAMTPTDLRRRARARYGVGPAGRSGSVTLRLPVRAPFAYEGLFGHLAASGVPGVEEFRDGAYRRTLRLASGHGIVSLTPQPDHVRCDLILDDFRDLATAISRCRRLLDLDADPEAVVADLGADPHLKALVDKAPGQRIPRTVDESELALRVVIGQQISVKAVRTHAGRLAEAYGSPLTDPVGGLSRVFPSVAQLADIDPAHLAFPKSRQRTFVALVRALAEGDVVLDPGCDWDRARAQLLAVPGIGPWTTDVIAMRGLGDPDAFPVTDLGVLAAAKIVGLPAEPKALTAHSAAWRPWRAYATQHLWTALEHEVNEWPPRATRKES encoded by the coding sequence GTGCACGAAGACTTCGACCGCTGCTACCGCGCCGTCCAATCCAAGGACGCCCGGTTCGACGGCTGGTTCGTGACCGCCGTGCTCACCACGGGCATCTATTGCCGGCCGAGCTGTCCCGTGCGCCCGCCCTTCGCCGAGAACGTCCGGTTCTACGCCACCGCGGCGGCCGCCCAGCGGGAGGGTTTCCGCGCCTGCAAGCGATGCCGGCCCGACGCGTCCCCCGGATCTCCGGAGTGGAACGTCCGCAGCGACGTGGTCGCCCGCGCCATGCGCCTGATCTCCGACGGCACGGTCGACCGCGAGGGCGTCACCGGGCTCGCCGCGCACCTCGGCTACACGACGCGTCAGCTGGAACGGTTGATGCAGGCCGAGGTGGGTGCCAACCCGCTGGCGCTCGCGCGCGCCCAGCGCTCGCACACCGCGCGCGTGCTCATCGAGACCACCGATCTGCCCTTCGGAGACGTCGCCTTCGCCGCGGGGTTCTCCAGCATCCGGCAGTTCAACGACACCGTCAGGGCAGTGACCGCGATGACGCCGACGGACCTGCGGCGACGCGCTCGGGCCCGTTACGGCGTGGGGCCGGCGGGACGTTCGGGCTCGGTGACGCTGCGGCTCCCCGTCCGGGCTCCGTTCGCCTACGAGGGGCTCTTCGGACACCTGGCCGCCAGCGGTGTCCCCGGGGTCGAGGAGTTTCGCGACGGCGCCTACCGTCGGACGCTGCGGCTGGCGTCGGGCCACGGCATCGTCAGCCTCACACCGCAGCCGGACCACGTGCGCTGCGACCTCATCCTCGACGACTTCCGCGACCTCGCCACGGCGATCTCCCGATGCCGTCGGCTCCTCGACCTGGACGCCGATCCCGAAGCCGTCGTCGCCGACCTCGGGGCGGACCCGCACCTCAAGGCGTTGGTCGACAAGGCGCCGGGACAACGCATTCCGCGGACGGTTGACGAGTCGGAGCTCGCGCTGCGGGTCGTCATCGGACAGCAGATCTCGGTCAAGGCGGTGCGGACCCACGCGGGGCGCCTCGCCGAGGCGTACGGCTCGCCTCTCACCGACCCCGTCGGCGGTCTGAGCCGGGTCTTCCCCAGCGTCGCGCAGCTCGCCGACATTGATCCGGCCCACCTCGCATTCCCCAAGTCCCGGCAGCGCACGTTCGTCGCGCTGGTCCGCGCCCTGGCCGAGGGCGACGTCGTCCTGGATCCGGGCTGCGACTGGGATCGGGCGCGCGCTCAGCTGCTCGCCGTGCCGGGCATCGGGCCGTGGACCACCGACGTCATCGCCATGCGCGGTCTCGGCGATCCGGATGCCTTCCCCGTCACCGACCTCGGGGTGCTGGCCGCGGCCAAGATCGTCGGCCTGCCCGCCGAACCCAAGGCGCTCACGGCACACAGCGCAGCCTGGCGACCGTGGAGAGCCTATGCGACGCAACATCTTTGGACCGCCTTGGAGCACGAAGTCAACGAGTGGCCGCCACGGGCCACCAGGAAGGAGTCGTGA
- a CDS encoding methylated-DNA--[protein]-cysteine S-methyltransferase produces MATLQYRTMDSPVGPLTLAGTDGRLQHLRMVDQTYEPNRDGWEADDSVFDDAVAQLRAYFAGELTEFDLDLDLVGTDFQRRVWAALLTIPYGETRSYGVIAAQLGSPGASRAVGLANGHNPIGIIVPCHRVIGANGSLTGYGGGLAKKRQLLDMEKNRTNPVSTLFD; encoded by the coding sequence ATGGCGACGCTGCAATACCGGACGATGGACAGCCCGGTCGGGCCGCTGACCCTGGCGGGCACGGACGGTCGACTGCAACATCTGCGCATGGTCGACCAGACGTATGAACCGAACCGTGACGGGTGGGAGGCCGACGATTCCGTCTTCGACGACGCCGTCGCACAGCTACGGGCGTACTTCGCCGGCGAGCTCACCGAGTTCGACCTCGACCTCGACCTGGTTGGCACGGACTTTCAGCGTCGGGTGTGGGCGGCGCTGCTGACGATTCCCTACGGCGAGACCCGTTCCTATGGCGTCATCGCCGCCCAGCTCGGATCCCCCGGCGCCTCCCGCGCGGTGGGATTGGCCAACGGCCACAACCCCATTGGCATCATCGTTCCGTGCCATCGGGTCATAGGAGCCAACGGCAGCCTCACCGGATATGGCGGCGGACTGGCGAAGAAGCGTCAACTCCTGGACATGGAGAAGAATCGGACGAACCCGGTGTCGACCTTGTTCGACTGA